One genomic region from Streptomyces sp. NBC_01304 encodes:
- a CDS encoding ATP-binding protein — MADVNASTPLGTRRCLFEVAARPDSVAQARRMTRDQLTGWALGDDTCDAAALVVSELVTNAVVHTVSRRIVCELSDGGGSAGEDGENAEGGTAGRLRIVVRDEGPGEGGPPGPHPARAGDEDHGRGLLLVAAMSAAWGAEEYGPGPGLAVWAELPRQPDPVES, encoded by the coding sequence GTGGCGGATGTGAATGCCTCCACTCCGTTAGGTACTCGCCGCTGCCTCTTCGAGGTCGCGGCCCGTCCCGACTCCGTCGCACAGGCCAGGCGGATGACCCGTGACCAGCTCACCGGCTGGGCCCTCGGCGACGACACCTGCGACGCGGCGGCCCTGGTCGTCTCCGAGCTCGTGACCAACGCGGTGGTGCACACGGTGAGCCGGCGGATCGTGTGCGAGTTGAGCGACGGTGGAGGCAGTGCCGGAGAAGACGGCGAGAACGCCGAGGGCGGCACCGCGGGCCGGCTGCGGATAGTGGTCCGCGACGAGGGCCCCGGCGAAGGCGGTCCCCCAGGTCCGCACCCCGCGCGGGCCGGGGACGAGGACCACGGGCGCGGACTGCTGCTCGTCGCCGCGATGAGCGCCGCGTGGGGCGCCGAGGAGTACGGTCCCGGACCCGGACTCGCCGTCTGGGCCGAACTGCCCCGTCAGCCAGACCCGGTTGAGTCATGA
- a CDS encoding WGR domain-containing protein — protein MSRTRTYLELSQDGGGAHKFYEVIVDGTIVSVRYGRIGATGQLQTSTFPTAQKAQAAAAKKIGEKVRKGYAPAVQGQRAPRAVSRRQVASAPSTARAVAPVLWRFQTGSSAFGIHIDEDRCWVGNQAGDVYTLSHGGEVLARYSLPDGVKCLVADDFWIYAGCDDGQVYDLSSKLPFAAYDIAANVDIFWLDIREGVLNVADRAGGLTVIDHEDEFQWSRKSTGEHAWMVRADDHGIYHGHREGVTAYAPDGGGELWHTPTKGAVLFGWQEDTSVYAGTARHVVQRLSKASGRVEATYRCDTVVYSCATAQGGRYVFAGDNSSSVYCFDADGTRLWKLGTGGGSALSMQYLDEKLYMVTTDGSLVCVDASDAAIAAAQQGTVPVARDIKLAAALPTYTPATTVTAVQTVSVAPTGGVVVECIQEGGRLRVHVVSGGYEPAWNVQFPRGIREVGARYVVDSLHPAAGGFYRVRGEIRRLI, from the coding sequence TTGTCTCGTACGCGTACGTATTTGGAGCTGTCGCAGGACGGCGGCGGTGCGCACAAGTTCTACGAGGTGATCGTGGACGGCACGATCGTGTCGGTGCGGTACGGCCGGATCGGTGCGACGGGCCAGCTCCAGACGTCCACGTTCCCGACGGCGCAGAAGGCGCAGGCAGCAGCGGCGAAGAAGATAGGCGAGAAGGTCCGCAAGGGATACGCGCCGGCGGTCCAGGGACAGCGCGCGCCGCGCGCCGTCTCGCGCCGACAGGTGGCGTCCGCGCCTTCGACCGCGCGCGCGGTGGCCCCTGTCCTGTGGCGCTTCCAGACCGGGTCGTCCGCGTTCGGCATCCACATAGACGAGGACCGCTGCTGGGTGGGCAACCAGGCGGGAGACGTGTACACGCTCAGCCACGGCGGCGAGGTACTCGCGCGCTACTCCCTGCCGGACGGCGTCAAGTGCCTGGTGGCGGACGACTTCTGGATCTACGCGGGCTGTGACGACGGCCAGGTGTACGACCTGTCGTCGAAGCTTCCCTTCGCCGCCTACGACATCGCGGCGAACGTGGACATCTTCTGGCTGGACATCCGCGAGGGCGTACTGAACGTGGCGGACCGCGCGGGCGGCCTGACGGTCATCGACCACGAGGACGAGTTCCAGTGGTCACGGAAGTCGACCGGCGAGCACGCGTGGATGGTCCGGGCCGACGATCACGGCATCTATCACGGTCACCGCGAGGGCGTGACGGCCTACGCCCCGGACGGTGGCGGCGAGTTGTGGCACACCCCGACGAAGGGCGCGGTGCTCTTCGGCTGGCAGGAGGACACCTCGGTGTACGCGGGCACGGCCCGCCATGTGGTGCAGCGCCTGTCGAAGGCGTCGGGCCGGGTGGAGGCGACGTACCGCTGCGACACCGTCGTCTACTCCTGCGCCACGGCCCAGGGCGGCCGCTATGTCTTCGCGGGTGACAACTCCTCGTCGGTGTACTGCTTCGACGCGGACGGCACCCGTCTGTGGAAGCTGGGCACGGGCGGCGGCTCGGCCCTGTCCATGCAGTATCTGGACGAGAAGCTGTACATGGTCACCACGGACGGCTCGCTGGTCTGCGTGGACGCGAGCGACGCGGCGATAGCGGCCGCCCAGCAGGGCACGGTGCCGGTGGCCAGGGACATCAAGTTGGCGGCGGCGCTGCCCACTTACACCCCGGCGACGACGGTCACCGCTGTGCAGACGGTCTCGGTGGCACCGACGGGAGGCGTGGTCGTGGAGTGCATCCAGGAGGGCGGGCGACTGCGGGTACACGTGGTGTCGGGCGGCTACGAGCCGGCGTGGAACGTCCAATTCCCGCGCGGCATAAGGGAGGTGGGGGCGCGGTACGTGGTCGACTCGCTGCATCCCGCGGCTGGCGGCTTCTACCGGGTGCGCGGGGAGATACGCCGCCTGATCTGA
- a CDS encoding DUF3574 domain-containing protein gives MPSTTAHSHARVRTTARTRTRARVAIAAVALTAATVGAPAAYASLDSEQPVARQSTTAPARGQAYVETRLFFGTERPDGGPDVTDKQFMKFIDREVTPDFPDGLTVQDGRGQWRDAGGRIERERSYELILLYPAKQAPSRDAKIEEIREDYKRAYGQESVARLDERTRADF, from the coding sequence ATGCCCAGCACCACCGCCCACTCCCACGCTCGCGTACGCACCACCGCCCGCACCCGTACCCGCGCCCGTGTCGCCATCGCCGCTGTGGCCCTCACGGCGGCGACGGTCGGCGCCCCGGCCGCATACGCCTCGCTCGACAGCGAACAGCCCGTCGCGCGCCAGTCCACGACGGCGCCCGCACGCGGCCAGGCCTACGTCGAGACGCGCCTCTTCTTCGGCACCGAACGGCCCGACGGCGGGCCCGATGTGACCGACAAACAGTTCATGAAGTTCATCGACCGCGAGGTCACCCCGGACTTCCCGGACGGGCTCACCGTGCAGGACGGCCGCGGGCAGTGGCGGGACGCGGGCGGACGGATCGAGCGGGAGCGTTCGTACGAGCTGATCCTGCTGTATCCGGCCAAGCAGGCGCCCTCGCGCGACGCGAAGATCGAGGAGATCCGCGAAGACTACAAGCGCGCATACGGCCAGGAGTCGGTGGCCCGGCTCGACGAACGGACCCGTGCGGACTTCTGA
- a CDS encoding haloacid dehalogenase-like hydrolase, protein MAVRVKGRRPALFGATGILAAALVAGIAVWPDSEAQAAGSDRSARIATDELAHWPKPVAKQLARVIAKNADDGAYAVFDADNTSYRNDLEESLLPFLEMKGVLTRESMDKSLEVIPFKDTADHKESLYSYYNRLCEVDDQVCYPWVAQIFSGFTLKELKGYVDELLAHKKPIPAEYYEDGKLTKTEVKPPELSTGMQELYKSLRAHGIEVYVVSAASEELVRMVLADPKYGYNAKPQNVIGVSMLLKDRKTGDVTTARKEITAGTYDQSKLMDKELTPKLWAPATWFEGKPAAINTYIDEWKKPILVAGDTPVSDGPMLFHSTDVKDGGVRVWVNRKDKYLTQINEMKTKNAARQRELRQPVTADKRWLTVKAEDIR, encoded by the coding sequence ATGGCGGTACGGGTCAAGGGCCGGCGCCCCGCGCTCTTCGGTGCGACGGGCATACTCGCGGCGGCACTGGTGGCGGGGATCGCGGTGTGGCCGGACTCCGAGGCACAGGCGGCGGGTTCCGACCGCTCGGCCCGGATCGCCACCGATGAGCTCGCGCACTGGCCCAAGCCGGTGGCCAAGCAGTTGGCCCGTGTCATCGCGAAGAACGCCGACGACGGCGCGTACGCCGTCTTCGACGCCGACAACACCAGCTACCGCAACGACCTCGAGGAATCCCTCCTCCCCTTCCTCGAGATGAAGGGCGTCCTGACCCGCGAGTCGATGGACAAGTCCCTGGAGGTCATCCCCTTCAAGGACACCGCGGACCACAAGGAATCCCTCTACAGCTACTACAACCGCCTCTGCGAGGTCGACGACCAGGTCTGCTACCCGTGGGTGGCGCAGATCTTCTCCGGCTTCACGCTCAAGGAACTCAAGGGGTACGTCGACGAGCTCCTGGCCCACAAGAAGCCGATCCCCGCCGAGTACTACGAGGACGGCAAGCTCACCAAGACGGAGGTCAAGCCGCCCGAGCTCTCCACCGGCATGCAGGAGCTGTACAAGTCCCTGCGCGCGCACGGCATCGAGGTCTACGTCGTCAGCGCGGCCAGCGAGGAGCTGGTCAGGATGGTCCTCGCCGACCCCAAGTACGGCTACAACGCCAAGCCGCAGAACGTCATCGGCGTCTCCATGCTCCTCAAGGACCGCAAGACGGGCGACGTCACCACGGCCCGCAAGGAGATCACCGCGGGCACCTACGACCAGAGCAAGCTCATGGACAAGGAGCTGACCCCGAAGCTCTGGGCACCGGCGACCTGGTTCGAGGGCAAGCCCGCCGCGATCAACACGTACATCGACGAGTGGAAGAAGCCGATCCTGGTCGCGGGCGACACCCCGGTCAGCGACGGCCCGATGCTGTTCCACTCCACGGACGTGAAGGACGGCGGGGTCCGGGTCTGGGTGAACCGCAAGGACAAGTACCTCACCCAGATCAACGAGATGAAGACGAAGAACGCCGCACGCCAGCGGGAGCTGCGCCAGCCAGTGACGGCGGACAAGCGGTGGCTGACGGTGAAGGCGGAAGACATCCGCTGA
- a CDS encoding DUF5999 family protein → MCKHWPPCPTADRPDRDAARIVSAHPEQGWSLLCNGTIVFDDTGELLPGGEVVPPHRPSVGLRLVVAA, encoded by the coding sequence ATGTGCAAGCACTGGCCCCCGTGCCCCACCGCCGACCGCCCCGACCGTGACGCCGCACGCATCGTGTCCGCCCACCCCGAGCAGGGATGGAGCCTGTTGTGCAACGGCACGATCGTCTTCGACGACACCGGGGAGCTGTTGCCCGGCGGGGAAGTCGTGCCACCACACCGGCCCAGTGTCGGTCTTCGGCTGGTAGTCGCCGCCTGA
- a CDS encoding DUF397 domain-containing protein — MDRIYNGMPARDLGSEGWRKPWSGGNGGNCVEAMKLADGRIAVRQSADPDGPALIYSIGEISAFIQGAKSGQADFLLS; from the coding sequence ATGGACCGGATATACAACGGCATGCCCGCCCGTGACCTCGGCTCCGAAGGCTGGCGCAAGCCGTGGAGCGGTGGGAACGGCGGCAATTGCGTCGAGGCCATGAAGCTGGCCGACGGACGTATAGCCGTACGTCAGTCGGCGGATCCGGACGGCCCCGCACTCATCTATTCCATCGGCGAGATCAGCGCCTTCATCCAGGGTGCGAAGTCCGGTCAGGCCGACTTCCTGCTCTCATGA
- a CDS encoding HXXEE domain-containing protein, with translation MNEDMTGSTDAGSGTGVEGIGAGVTFGLLAAWAVHDLEEVATVPHWVRTGVPELRKRYPQVPERIWQRLESIDGKEFATAVAGVAVLLTAIAAEGHRTGGRSALYQTALNGFGLHGLVHLAQAAAFRGYTPGSVTSPLLVVPFTLWARGRLRRAGVLRPTRAREVAQGLAFAGVAAVGAHAVARRVVGRR, from the coding sequence ATGAACGAGGACATGACGGGCAGCACAGATGCAGGCAGTGGCACCGGCGTCGAGGGCATCGGCGCCGGAGTCACCTTCGGCCTCCTCGCCGCATGGGCGGTGCACGACCTCGAGGAGGTGGCCACGGTCCCGCACTGGGTGCGCACGGGCGTCCCCGAGCTGCGCAAGCGCTACCCGCAGGTCCCGGAACGGATATGGCAGCGGCTGGAGTCGATCGACGGGAAGGAGTTCGCGACCGCCGTCGCAGGCGTGGCGGTACTCCTCACGGCCATCGCGGCCGAAGGCCACCGCACCGGCGGCCGCTCGGCGCTCTACCAGACCGCCCTCAACGGTTTCGGCCTGCACGGCCTGGTCCACCTCGCCCAGGCGGCGGCCTTCCGCGGGTACACACCGGGTTCCGTGACGTCGCCGCTCCTCGTCGTGCCCTTCACGCTCTGGGCCAGAGGGCGGCTCCGGCGGGCCGGAGTGCTGCGACCGACGCGGGCTCGAGAGGTCGCCCAGGGGCTGGCCTTCGCGGGCGTCGCGGCAGTGGGGGCGCATGCGGTGGCCCGCCGGGTCGTGGGGAGGCGCTGA
- a CDS encoding SGNH/GDSL hydrolase family protein, with translation MTVRQRQFARPLGVLVVLALLAAGVLAWRLMVDSDPSGAAAAPPPDTTRSTAPGTKEPQPKPGRPDRTSEPRTPAARAVYLGDSLAMENQEVLAGLLEKSGSANLRSAPHSGTTLCDYLEGDRERSLVPPEHKAAALVREERPKVVVLQFWGNSWGYTPCMGKVGSGTPAYYERYAADARALTGQIERAAHDAGIPRPRIVWVLQGPDAMAPDRIRQVNQIYEAQAKAASDLTADAGARVTRAGDRYRYVQRLPCTAYEQAHPAYCTGQGSTDLHRDDDYLHFCLAPTTTTPKPCRTRSPGILRYSQAIASAVEKYLKK, from the coding sequence GTGACCGTTCGACAACGGCAGTTCGCGAGACCCCTCGGGGTCCTCGTGGTGCTCGCGCTCCTCGCTGCGGGAGTGCTTGCCTGGCGTTTGATGGTCGACTCGGATCCATCCGGCGCGGCCGCCGCTCCCCCACCGGACACCACCAGATCCACCGCCCCCGGCACGAAGGAGCCACAACCCAAGCCCGGCCGCCCGGACCGCACCAGCGAGCCGCGCACGCCCGCGGCGCGCGCCGTCTACCTCGGCGACTCCCTCGCCATGGAGAACCAGGAGGTCCTCGCCGGCCTGCTGGAGAAGTCGGGCAGCGCCAACCTGCGCAGCGCCCCGCATTCGGGGACCACGCTCTGCGACTACCTGGAAGGGGACCGCGAGCGCTCCCTCGTACCGCCCGAACACAAAGCGGCCGCCCTGGTGCGCGAGGAGCGGCCCAAGGTGGTCGTGCTGCAGTTCTGGGGCAACTCCTGGGGCTATACGCCCTGCATGGGCAAGGTCGGCTCGGGCACGCCCGCGTACTACGAGCGGTACGCCGCCGATGCCCGCGCCCTGACCGGACAGATCGAGCGGGCGGCGCACGACGCGGGCATCCCCCGCCCGAGAATCGTCTGGGTACTGCAGGGCCCCGACGCCATGGCCCCCGACCGCATCCGCCAGGTGAACCAGATCTACGAGGCGCAGGCGAAGGCCGCGAGCGACCTCACGGCCGACGCGGGTGCCCGGGTGACCCGGGCGGGCGATCGCTACCGCTATGTGCAGCGGCTGCCCTGCACCGCGTACGAGCAGGCACACCCGGCGTACTGCACCGGGCAGGGCAGCACCGATCTGCACCGCGACGACGACTATCTGCACTTCTGTCTGGCCCCGACCACGACCACGCCGAAGCCGTGCCGCACGCGCTCGCCCGGCATCCTGCGCTACAGCCAGGCGATCGCGAGCGCCGTTGAGAAGTACCTGAAGAAGTAG
- a CDS encoding helix-turn-helix domain-containing protein, producing MSEPRSAPTVGQVVLGKRLQELREQAGLKREEAARVLRVAPATVRRMETAEVTLKIPYLQLLLKAYGVADEETESYITLAEEANQPGWWQRYHDILPGWFSMYVSLEGAASLLRSYEPHFVPGLLQTEDYARAVMRAGAIGQTSPADIERHVALRMQRQELLTGPDAPRLWVVMDETVLRRPVGGPDVMRAQIDRLLQAAKLPHVTLQIAEFTKGHHPGTYGPFVLFRFGVPELPDMVYTEYLTGAVYLDRRAEVVTYLEVMDRMAALSATAHRTKEILRNLRKEL from the coding sequence GTGAGCGAACCGCGGTCCGCCCCCACCGTGGGCCAGGTCGTCCTGGGCAAGCGCTTGCAGGAGCTGCGCGAGCAGGCCGGGCTCAAGCGTGAGGAGGCCGCGCGCGTGCTGCGCGTCGCCCCCGCCACGGTCCGCCGCATGGAGACCGCCGAGGTCACGCTCAAGATCCCTTATCTGCAGCTGCTGTTGAAGGCGTACGGCGTCGCGGATGAGGAGACGGAGTCCTACATCACGCTGGCCGAGGAGGCCAATCAGCCGGGCTGGTGGCAGCGCTACCACGACATCCTCCCCGGCTGGTTCAGCATGTACGTCAGCCTGGAGGGCGCCGCGAGCCTCCTCAGGTCGTACGAGCCGCACTTCGTGCCCGGCCTGCTGCAGACCGAGGACTACGCGCGCGCGGTGATGCGCGCGGGCGCCATCGGGCAGACCAGCCCCGCCGACATCGAGCGCCATGTGGCCCTGCGGATGCAGCGTCAGGAACTGCTCACCGGCCCCGACGCGCCCCGGCTGTGGGTCGTCATGGACGAGACCGTGCTGCGCCGGCCGGTCGGTGGTCCCGACGTGATGCGGGCCCAGATCGACCGGCTGCTCCAGGCGGCCAAGCTGCCCCATGTGACGCTGCAGATCGCCGAGTTCACCAAGGGGCATCATCCGGGGACGTACGGCCCCTTCGTGCTGTTCCGCTTCGGCGTCCCCGAACTTCCGGACATGGTCTACACGGAGTATCTGACCGGTGCGGTCTATCTGGACCGCCGCGCCGAGGTCGTGACCTATCTCGAGGTCATGGACCGCATGGCGGCCCTGTCGGCAACTGCGCATCGCACGAAGGAGATTCTCCGCAATCTCCGCAAGGAGCTCTGA
- a CDS encoding endonuclease/exonuclease/phosphatase family protein — translation MIIGTWNLENLYRPGSPFGPSDKAAYEAKLASLAATITAIDPAILGVQEVGDPEALEELVGMLDGEWHIKLSEFPDDRGIRVGFLSRLALSMGSDTADFPEPLRPVQGDDSGRQVTRMGRGVLTAAWLTRARWVTVAVCHLKSKLLTYPGGRFNPRDEGERARFGAYALSRRAAEAATVRSVVDGLLLGRRERLVVLGDFNDEVTAATTQILQGPPGSEIGTPGEKRPDKGDEMRLWNIAPMIPEAQRFSRIHRGRRELIDHIFVNHEALALTTRAGTGVPNAGSVPGATAVPDLPSIEDDPQARRDAAGSDHAPVWADVEF, via the coding sequence ATGATCATCGGCACTTGGAACCTGGAGAACCTCTACCGGCCCGGCAGTCCCTTCGGGCCCAGCGACAAGGCGGCGTACGAGGCGAAACTGGCCTCCCTCGCGGCCACCATCACCGCGATCGATCCCGCCATTCTGGGCGTCCAGGAGGTCGGTGACCCCGAGGCCCTGGAAGAACTCGTGGGGATGCTGGACGGCGAGTGGCACATCAAGCTCTCGGAGTTTCCGGACGACCGCGGCATCCGCGTCGGCTTCCTCAGCAGGCTCGCCCTCAGCATGGGGTCCGACACGGCCGACTTCCCCGAGCCGCTGCGTCCGGTGCAGGGCGACGACTCCGGCCGACAGGTGACCCGGATGGGCCGCGGGGTTCTCACGGCGGCCTGGCTGACCCGCGCGCGCTGGGTCACCGTGGCCGTCTGCCATCTGAAGTCGAAGCTGCTCACGTACCCGGGCGGGCGGTTCAACCCGCGCGACGAGGGCGAGCGGGCACGCTTCGGCGCGTACGCGCTGTCGCGCCGGGCAGCGGAGGCCGCGACGGTACGTTCGGTGGTCGACGGCCTCCTCCTGGGGAGGCGTGAACGACTCGTCGTGCTCGGCGACTTCAACGACGAGGTGACCGCCGCCACCACTCAGATCCTGCAGGGCCCACCGGGCTCGGAGATCGGCACCCCGGGCGAGAAGCGGCCCGACAAGGGCGACGAGATGCGGTTGTGGAACATCGCGCCGATGATCCCCGAGGCCCAGCGGTTCTCGCGGATCCACCGGGGCCGGCGCGAGCTGATCGACCACATCTTCGTCAACCATGAGGCACTCGCCCTGACGACGCGGGCCGGGACCGGCGTGCCGAACGCCGGCAGCGTGCCGGGCGCCACCGCCGTGCCGGACCTGCCGTCGATCGAGGACGACCCGCAGGCGCGGCGGGACGCGGCCGGCTCCGACCATGCGCCGGTCTGGGCCGACGTGGAATTCTGA
- a CDS encoding MerR family transcriptional regulator, producing the protein MDSGDALYSIGELARRTGLTVKVIRFYSDEGIVPPTGRTASGYRRYGPDAVARLALVRTLRELGLGLPVIRRVVAREVTLAEVAAAHTEALDVQIRTLRLQRAVLAAVARRGADPEEMDTVHKLAKLSQDERRRLVDDFLDEALGSAPELAGIRRSFTPELPDDPEPEQIDAWIELAELSQDPEFRANLRWLAGHIQQSHFQQSHLQQSAVRGRGGSAHGVRRDLAAVVREEVGPALAAGVEPSSTAARAVVTAVTARLADGGDNPTLRLTEWLARANDPRRERYSRLLAQVNGWAAPDSLSPALDWLGQAVQAPGRAPRQ; encoded by the coding sequence ATGGACAGTGGTGACGCGCTCTACTCGATCGGGGAACTGGCCCGGCGGACCGGCCTGACGGTCAAGGTCATCCGGTTCTACTCCGACGAGGGAATCGTGCCGCCCACCGGACGCACCGCGTCCGGCTACCGCCGCTACGGCCCCGACGCCGTCGCCCGCCTCGCCCTCGTACGGACCCTGCGTGAGCTGGGGCTCGGCCTGCCCGTGATCCGGCGGGTCGTGGCCCGGGAGGTCACGCTCGCCGAGGTCGCCGCGGCGCACACCGAGGCGTTGGACGTGCAGATACGCACACTGCGCCTGCAGCGTGCCGTGCTCGCGGCGGTGGCCCGACGCGGGGCCGACCCCGAGGAGATGGACACCGTGCACAAGTTGGCCAAGTTGTCACAGGACGAGCGCCGGCGCCTCGTCGACGATTTCCTCGACGAGGCGTTGGGCTCCGCGCCCGAGCTCGCGGGGATCCGACGGTCCTTCACTCCCGAGCTGCCGGACGACCCTGAGCCCGAACAGATCGACGCCTGGATCGAGTTGGCCGAGCTCTCGCAGGATCCGGAGTTCCGCGCGAACCTGCGGTGGCTGGCCGGGCACATTCAGCAGTCGCACTTTCAGCAGTCGCACCTTCAGCAGTCGGCTGTACGCGGCCGGGGAGGCTCCGCCCACGGCGTACGCCGCGATCTTGCAGCGGTGGTGCGCGAGGAGGTGGGGCCCGCCCTGGCGGCCGGGGTCGAGCCGTCCTCGACTGCGGCCCGAGCGGTCGTCACCGCGGTCACGGCTAGGCTCGCCGATGGCGGGGACAACCCGACGCTCCGGCTGACCGAGTGGCTGGCGCGTGCGAACGACCCTCGCCGGGAGCGGTACTCGAGGCTGCTCGCCCAGGTCAACGGCTGGGCCGCCCCGGACTCCCTCTCCCCCGCGCTCGACTGGCTCGGCCAGGCCGTGCAGGCCCCTGGCCGCGCGCCTCGCCAGTGA
- a CDS encoding SAM-dependent methyltransferase → MSEYIDTTTPHPARMYDWFLGGKDNYPVDVEMGKQLVAMDPRTLTMARANRSFMERGTRWLAKNGVRQFLDIGTGIPTEPNLHQIAQQIAPESRVVYCDNDPIVLRHAEALLRSTPEGVTDYVQADAKEPESILEQAGKVLDFDKPVALSLIALLHFISDEQGAYELVRRLMAGLPSGSYLMLSHGTGEFTPETAKTATEMYRARGMTLALRDRVEVARFFEGLELVDPGVAVVTDWQPEPDVVVDESEGPTPGFVGVGRKP, encoded by the coding sequence GTGAGCGAGTACATAGACACCACCACGCCGCACCCCGCCCGGATGTACGACTGGTTTCTCGGCGGCAAGGACAACTACCCGGTCGACGTGGAGATGGGCAAGCAGCTCGTTGCGATGGACCCGCGCACACTGACCATGGCCCGCGCCAATCGGTCATTCATGGAGCGCGGCACCCGCTGGCTCGCCAAGAACGGTGTCCGGCAATTCCTGGACATCGGCACGGGAATTCCGACCGAGCCCAATCTGCACCAGATCGCCCAGCAGATCGCGCCCGAATCGCGCGTCGTCTACTGCGACAACGACCCGATCGTGCTCCGCCATGCGGAGGCGCTGCTCCGCTCCACACCGGAAGGCGTCACCGACTATGTGCAGGCGGACGCCAAGGAGCCGGAGTCCATTCTCGAACAGGCCGGGAAGGTCCTGGACTTCGACAAGCCGGTCGCGCTGTCGCTGATCGCCCTGCTGCATTTCATCTCGGACGAGCAGGGCGCGTACGAACTCGTCCGGCGGCTCATGGCGGGCCTGCCGTCCGGGAGTTATCTGATGCTGTCGCACGGCACCGGTGAGTTCACCCCGGAAACGGCGAAGACGGCCACCGAGATGTACCGCGCCCGCGGCATGACCCTCGCGCTGCGCGACCGCGTGGAGGTGGCCCGCTTCTTCGAGGGCCTCGAACTCGTGGATCCGGGTGTGGCCGTCGTGACCGACTGGCAACCGGAGCCGGACGTGGTGGTGGACGAGTCCGAGGGCCCGACGCCCGGGTTCGTGGGCGTGGGCCGCAAGCCGTAA
- a CDS encoding DUF5999 family protein translates to MCAHQPQCPTADRADHHAARVVSAHPEQGWSLLCNGAIVFDDTGELLPDGRVIAPSRSLAAA, encoded by the coding sequence ATGTGCGCCCACCAGCCTCAGTGCCCGACCGCAGACCGTGCCGACCACCACGCCGCACGTGTCGTCTCCGCCCACCCCGAGCAGGGCTGGAGTCTGCTGTGCAACGGAGCGATCGTCTTCGACGATACGGGTGAGTTGCTTCCCGACGGGCGGGTGATCGCGCCGAGCCGATCTCTTGCTGCCGCGTGA